A single region of the Calditerricola satsumensis genome encodes:
- a CDS encoding FliI/YscN family ATPase, which translates to MSWKPSLEKYRAVLRKVDPVRVHGQVVQVIGLTVESIGPDVRIGELCTLFPSREGPPVRAEVVGFRHNRVLLMPLGDLGAVGPGCDVVATGHPLTAPAGPQLLGRVLNGLGEPIDDGPPLHAAARVPVDRAPPSPLERPPIAEPVGVGVRVIDGLLTVGRGQRVGIFAGSGVGKSTLLGMVARHTEADVNVIALIGERGREVRAFLERDLGPEGLSRSVVVVATSDQPALIRIKGALVATAIAEAFRDQGRHVMLLMDSVTRYAMALREVGLAVGEPPTTKGYTPSVFAALPRLLERAGTSGAGSITAFYTVLVDGDDLNDPIADAVRGILDGHIVLDRALANRGHFPAVDVLASASRVMRDIVSPDHMRAAENVRRILALHKDAEDLVQIGAYKRGTSRELDIALQHIDAVRRFTRQSPDEPAPYAETVAELIRRFGEIGL; encoded by the coding sequence ATCGGGCCGGATGTGCGCATTGGCGAGCTGTGCACCCTCTTTCCGTCGCGCGAGGGGCCGCCGGTGCGGGCCGAGGTGGTGGGGTTCCGGCACAACCGCGTCCTCCTGATGCCGCTGGGGGATCTGGGTGCCGTGGGGCCGGGATGCGACGTGGTGGCCACCGGCCATCCGCTCACGGCGCCGGCAGGCCCCCAATTGCTCGGCCGGGTGTTGAACGGCCTGGGCGAGCCGATCGACGACGGGCCACCCCTCCACGCGGCCGCGCGCGTTCCCGTTGACCGCGCCCCGCCGTCGCCCCTCGAGCGCCCGCCGATCGCCGAACCCGTTGGCGTGGGGGTGCGCGTGATCGACGGCCTGCTCACCGTAGGCCGGGGCCAGCGCGTCGGCATCTTCGCCGGCAGCGGGGTGGGAAAGAGCACGCTCTTGGGCATGGTGGCCCGCCACACGGAGGCCGATGTCAACGTCATCGCCCTCATCGGCGAGCGGGGACGCGAGGTGCGCGCCTTTTTGGAGCGGGATCTGGGGCCCGAGGGGCTTTCCCGCAGCGTCGTCGTGGTGGCCACATCGGACCAGCCGGCGCTGATCCGCATCAAAGGCGCCCTGGTGGCCACGGCCATCGCCGAGGCCTTTCGTGACCAGGGCCGGCACGTCATGCTGCTGATGGACTCGGTCACCCGCTATGCCATGGCCCTGCGCGAAGTGGGGCTGGCCGTGGGGGAGCCCCCGACAACGAAGGGCTACACGCCCTCGGTGTTTGCGGCGTTGCCGCGCCTGTTGGAGCGCGCGGGCACGAGCGGCGCGGGCTCCATCACCGCCTTTTACACCGTGCTGGTGGACGGCGACGACTTGAACGATCCGATCGCCGACGCCGTGCGCGGCATACTGGACGGCCACATTGTCCTCGACCGCGCGCTGGCCAACCGCGGCCATTTTCCGGCGGTTGACGTGTTGGCCAGTGCGAGCCGGGTGATGCGGGACATCGTCAGCCCCGACCACATGCGCGCCGCAGAGAACGTGCGCCGCATCCTCGCCTTGCACAAGGACGCCGAAGACCTGGTGCAAATCGGCGCCTACAAGCGGGGGACGAGCCGCGAGCTGGATATCGCCTTGCAGCACATCGACGCCGTGCGCCGTTTCACTCGGCAATCGCCTGACGAGCCGGCGCCCTATGCCGAAACGGTGGCCGAACTGATTCGACGGTTTGGGGAGATCGGGCTATGA
- a CDS encoding MotE family protein has protein sequence MERVDERPYGKGEWFFYVVLLPVLFAAVLLGIVLTVLGVDVPGALWRGANAVPGLARLVPDPPEQPGANAAEQPAGKEGEEADRSVLQAQLQAKEAEVRTLRERLAERDREIQILNQKVASLQQDLRGKRLTDEEREARLKETAQLYAGMPPTKAARILEAMTREEAALVLARMRPETRAKVLAQMHPQRAAELSMRLANETPAEDPDIAALQARIAELERQLDAAERRAGSSAQEVAASLARMSPKEAAAVVLELTRQQPNHAVAVLAAMDAGARGAIFDQLAKEHPALVARLTRLLLNVAPQGVQR, from the coding sequence GTGGAACGCGTCGACGAGCGTCCATACGGAAAGGGCGAATGGTTCTTCTATGTGGTCCTGCTCCCCGTGCTGTTTGCCGCCGTCCTGCTGGGGATTGTCCTCACCGTTCTCGGCGTCGACGTCCCCGGCGCGCTGTGGCGAGGGGCCAACGCCGTTCCCGGCCTTGCACGCCTCGTTCCAGATCCCCCCGAGCAACCCGGAGCGAATGCCGCGGAACAACCGGCGGGGAAGGAAGGAGAGGAAGCAGACCGCTCCGTCTTGCAGGCTCAATTGCAGGCCAAGGAGGCGGAAGTTCGCACCCTGCGCGAGCGCCTGGCCGAGCGCGATCGGGAAATCCAGATCCTCAACCAGAAAGTCGCCTCGCTCCAGCAAGACCTGCGCGGCAAACGGCTCACCGACGAGGAGCGGGAAGCCCGACTGAAGGAGACGGCGCAGCTGTACGCCGGCATGCCTCCCACGAAGGCGGCGCGCATTCTCGAGGCGATGACGCGCGAAGAGGCGGCGCTCGTCCTGGCGCGCATGCGGCCGGAAACGCGCGCCAAGGTGCTGGCCCAGATGCATCCGCAGCGCGCCGCCGAGCTGTCCATGCGCCTGGCCAACGAAACGCCGGCGGAAGATCCCGACATCGCGGCCCTTCAGGCGCGCATTGCCGAACTGGAGCGTCAGCTGGACGCGGCCGAACGCCGCGCCGGATCGTCGGCGCAGGAGGTGGCCGCCTCCCTGGCCCGCATGTCGCCCAAGGAGGCGGCCGCGGTGGTGCTGGAGCTGACCCGCCAGCAGCCGAACCACGCGGTGGCCGTGCTGGCGGCGATGGACGCGGGGGCCCGCGGGGCCATCTTTGACCAGCTGGCCAAAGAGCACCCGGCGTTGGTGGCGCGGCTCACCCGCCTCCTGCTGAACGTGGCGCCACAAGGCGTGCAACGATGA
- a CDS encoding flagellar export protein FliJ gives MSAFVFPWEHLRSLRHREQELAARQAAEALRLLVEERRRLEALEAELADAQRALLERQREGLPAAELVARQQVCQLLAQRVARQRQRVDEAELRVRIAQQRLQAKWKEAQMWERLKARYWRAHQARVRAVEQKVLDERATLAYVRAARLEREGE, from the coding sequence ATGAGCGCGTTCGTCTTTCCGTGGGAACACCTGCGTTCGCTGCGGCACAGGGAACAGGAGCTGGCGGCCCGGCAAGCGGCCGAAGCGTTGCGCCTGTTGGTCGAGGAGCGGCGCCGCCTCGAGGCGCTGGAGGCCGAACTGGCGGACGCACAGCGCGCACTGCTGGAGCGGCAGCGCGAGGGCCTTCCGGCAGCCGAGCTGGTCGCGCGCCAGCAGGTCTGCCAGCTCCTCGCCCAGCGCGTGGCCCGGCAGCGCCAGCGGGTGGACGAGGCCGAGCTGCGGGTGCGCATCGCCCAGCAGCGGCTGCAGGCGAAATGGAAGGAAGCGCAGATGTGGGAGCGGCTAAAGGCGCGCTACTGGCGCGCCCATCAAGCGCGCGTGCGGGCGGTGGAACAGAAGGTCCTCGATGAACGGGCAACCTTGGCGTATGTGCGCGCGGCGCGTCTTGAGCGGGAGGGCGAGTGA
- a CDS encoding flagellar hook-length control protein FliK gives MSTHSVLSPAAQPLAARVTEPGGGEGQGSSQGEVAFADFLRQVAGTGSAPIVLAPGLPVLPVLPGDRPFADDAREGGISDAGAQAEAAGWAGLLLMGAGLSALPVSVSGSETGADSNRAAGSGPGPARAPAHDPVPAHPAMDRGEGSQKTAGALVDDAAAPDRRPALAQGGAGSGPVALSAELVAAADDAGQPIAGEAAPRQAAGVSLEGRLPQGLPEGSDGAERSAFAGHEESVEGPLRAGDEGGPGRIALGNDGAMPRSAHRGRADDPAGSGVTGDGRPAAALSADAVRNVFAPRDAGWWGAASAGNPVSVERFAEQAAPVLLRALQMHAGGHAAEARLFLVPEHLGKVDVQLVVHNGHVTIAFAVDTPAAKEALESQIPQLRWQLEQQGLVLDKVSVTQGTSGGLAFFHGFSHGHRGASPYPHSAPRRAHAAYGGEETVESLPTASIRTTGERVSRVDYSV, from the coding sequence ATGTCGACCCATTCGGTCCTTTCGCCCGCGGCACAGCCGCTTGCTGCGCGCGTCACGGAACCGGGAGGCGGTGAGGGGCAAGGCTCCTCCCAAGGAGAGGTCGCCTTCGCCGATTTCCTGCGGCAGGTGGCCGGAACAGGCTCCGCCCCGATCGTCCTGGCCCCGGGTCTTCCCGTTCTTCCCGTTCTTCCCGGAGACAGGCCGTTTGCCGACGATGCGCGGGAAGGGGGAATTTCCGATGCCGGCGCACAGGCCGAAGCTGCGGGATGGGCCGGCCTCCTGCTGATGGGAGCAGGGCTGTCCGCCCTTCCGGTCAGCGTGTCGGGCAGCGAGACAGGAGCAGACAGTAACCGGGCTGCCGGGTCCGGTCCGGGTCCTGCACGGGCTCCGGCCCATGATCCGGTACCGGCGCACCCGGCGATGGACCGCGGCGAGGGAAGCCAAAAGACCGCTGGGGCGCTTGTCGACGATGCGGCTGCCCCGGATCGGCGTCCCGCGCTTGCGCAAGGCGGGGCAGGAAGCGGCCCGGTGGCCTTGTCCGCGGAGCTCGTTGCGGCGGCCGACGATGCCGGCCAGCCGATCGCGGGCGAGGCCGCTCCACGTCAGGCTGCTGGCGTTTCCCTCGAGGGGCGGCTGCCCCAGGGGCTTCCGGAAGGATCCGATGGAGCCGAACGATCCGCCTTCGCGGGGCATGAGGAGAGCGTGGAGGGGCCCTTGCGCGCGGGCGATGAAGGAGGGCCGGGTCGTATCGCCCTGGGCAACGACGGAGCGATGCCGCGATCCGCTCATCGCGGGCGGGCGGACGACCCGGCCGGAAGCGGCGTGACGGGCGACGGGCGTCCGGCGGCGGCGCTTTCCGCCGACGCGGTGCGTAACGTTTTCGCGCCGCGCGATGCGGGATGGTGGGGGGCCGCTTCGGCGGGCAATCCCGTTTCCGTTGAGCGGTTTGCCGAACAGGCCGCACCTGTCCTCCTCCGCGCGCTGCAGATGCACGCCGGCGGCCATGCGGCGGAAGCGCGCCTTTTCCTCGTGCCCGAACACTTGGGCAAAGTGGATGTGCAGCTTGTCGTGCACAACGGCCATGTGACGATCGCGTTTGCGGTGGACACGCCCGCGGCAAAGGAGGCCCTGGAAAGCCAGATTCCCCAATTGCGCTGGCAGCTGGAACAGCAGGGGCTGGTCTTGGACAAGGTGTCGGTTACCCAGGGAACAAGCGGAGGATTGGCCTTCTTCCACGGCTTCTCTCACGGCCACCGTGGGGCCTCACCGTATCCGCATAGCGCGCCGCGTCGCGCCCACGCGGCCTATGGCGGCGAGGAAACGGTTGAATCGCTTCCTACCGCCTCGATTCGCACGACGGGAGAACGCGTTTCCCGCGTCGACTATTCGGTGTAG